In the Zingiber officinale cultivar Zhangliang unplaced genomic scaffold, Zo_v1.1 ctg73, whole genome shotgun sequence genome, GTATAATTTGGAAATATGTTTGTTTGTTCATCTGGCAATTGAAATGAAGAGGCAATCTTGCTTCAAGGCTATAGCTTTCTTGCTATCTCTCTTCCCCTTGCCTGAGTGCATTCAATCGATTGTTAGTCCTACAAGTTCACGAGAATCAATTTGTCCAAGAAGTATGGTTATGTCAATTCCCTGATAGCTCATCTTATTTGCAGATTAGGTTAAGCGTAGAAGTTCCTCCAGCAATAAGCCAAGAATGTTACGAAGAAGTCTTAGATGAATTTTCTAAGAAGGCAAAGGTATTATTTTCAGTATGCAGTCATTTAAGGGGTCTATTACTGTTACAGGATGAATAGGAATTCATCTGTAGGATAATTttgtacttaaattattttccatTTTCTGTTTTGATCATTATCACTCTATAGTAATCAGAAAAATTTGCATATGCTACCTAACTTTTACTAAGCCCTCTGGGCTCTGACATATACTAatctatatttcttctttctttctttggaaTGTCAAGGAATTCAATATTGTTCTCCCCTTTTATCTTTTCATCCGATCCAAGTTTGTTGACAGTTATGTTTTCCAGTACCTGTTATTTACTTATTTCCACTTAAAGCATGATTGGAATTGCTTGTACTGGGGTTTAGTCATTTctatgctgaactaaagttgaggGAAGACCATGCTAAGTAAAAATGGCCTTTTAAATGTCACTGGAAGCTTCTTCTCTTTTACTACCTTCTGTCTCTAGTACTAGATTCTAATTCCTTTATCTACCTTTTCTTCTTGAATACTCATTATTGAAGTAGTATGTTGTGATGCCATGCAATTCCTGATAAAAAACCTTATTCATACAGGTTCCTGGCTTTCGGCAGGGAAAGAAAGTTCCAGAAAATATTCTTCTAAACTACATTGGTAGACAGAACATTCAACAAGCTGTAGTTGAGGCAACTTTGAAAAAAACTCTTCCACATGCTATGTCTTCCGTACGTGAACATAACATTAGCTTGCCAACTTGTAGTAGAAGGCAGTCATTTATCCATCCAATATTATGACAAATTTCTGTTGAAATAACGGGTAGAGATTGTTGTCATACTTTTTTATTAATCCACTAGCATAAATCTTTTAATTGGCAGAAATTACCTTCAATGTCATTATTGTTTTAAGTGCCAATCCCTAGAAGTGGCAATGGGCATGGGCTGAGCGAGATGTGGCCAGCCCGCATTCCATGCCTAATATCACGTCGGCTTAGAAATGAATGGGCTGGGTTAGGTTAATCTAGTCTTGAGTTGGCGCGACAAGTAGGTTTGGAAAGTTTAGCGTGCATGACATGCAAGACTAAAGCTAGTATGGTGCACTTTTACAccttacaacaacaaccaaaccttatccctAGGTGTGGTCGACTATATGGATCATTTTACGctagctctatctcctactatatatgGATCGTTTAATTGGTTTTGAAGGACATCTATTGCAAATGCTCTTTTCGTGAAaacctcttcttttttttttcctgaaaCTTGTCTCTTCTTCTCGCTTCAAatctttatggttcttgatggttTCTTGAGATTATCCTGTAGTTTTgcctttctttctttaatttcaaTGACAAAGAGAATAGCCAGTCTGATGACTTGGTATCGTTCTTAGCATCTTTAGAATTGTGACATCGCTGCGTTTCCTCTATAAAGAAATGTCGttttgttttgtgtaggatattcTCGGACGTTGCTGGGGATGTAACTATTTATGTGGATGGCCAATCGTTCCTATTGCACAAGGTATACATTCTTAAACTGGCTCTGCAGACATATCTTGATATTGTTTTTCATAACTTCCTTTTCAATTTTTGCATATTGTTGTCCAAGTTCCCTCTGGTTTCACGAAGTGGAAAAATCTGGAAAATGGTAGTTGAATCCAGGGAGCCAGACCTTTCCAGATTAGAGCTTCATGAGGAGATATGACTTGCGTGTGTGAACAATTTTTATCTTCTTTGAATTTTTATATATCACTTGCGTGTCTAGCAGGGCTGGATAGAAGATATCACTGCTTTATATGTTAATAAATTTGAAGAAATATAACCACGGCTGGCTATACATAGTATAATCTCATCATGGTCTAAGGCCTTCATCAAAAAATGGTCCAGCATCAAAATCAAAGGTCAGGAGAGCCATGTCGACGAGATTGATAGCAAAGGTATGCctggtttcttcttcttgttcaatTCTAGAAACCCTAGTCGACGAGAATAAAGGCACTTGTTTGCCTGCTTTTCTCCCTAGTCGTCTTCATCTTGTCGACAAGATGATTTATTTGTCTGTTTGCTGGAGAAAATGATACAACAGTTAGAGGAGTCTGATGTAGCTTGTTGGCACTTGTTTGCCTGCTTTTCTCTCATCTTTTTTCTATTCCTAGCTTTCAAAGCATTTGTCTATCTTAGACTTGTTTGTTTGACAGAATCAATATGATTTTCTTCCTTTATAAAGAACCAAGGACAATAAAAATTGTCACAAACAATTTGGTGAGGAGATCATGGCCTCTGTGAAAGCATGTGCTCCATACTTCTATATGATTGTGTCCCAGTTCACGTATGCTGGATCCAGCATCCTCGGCAAGCTTGCATTAGGACAAGGACTAAGTGCACTTGTCTTCGTAGTGTACATGCACCTTATTGCCATGCTCATCTTGGCTCCTCTTGCTTATGTGCTCGAAAGGTTCAAGGAGCATGTCTCATTAGAATTGTTGAGAATAAGATATATGACTACAAATTGAATGTTTTTAAACTCATCTCATGGTTGTAGGAATCGAAGACCCAGCTTCTCATTTGGTGTCATGCTAAAAATATTCATTCTTGCTATGTTGGGTATAACAATTCAGCAAAATGTATACTACGTTGGACTCCATCTCATTTCTCCAACTGTTGCCAGTGCCTTGGGCAATGTCATTCCTGCTTTTACTTTCTTATTGGCAATTGTACTGAGGTTGATTCAGATATTAATTCCAAGTAATTTTACAGTGAATTTAGTTCATTCAAATATCATTCTATATTTGGTCTTTTTTTGCTCAGGATGGAAAAGCTCAACTTGAAGACTGTAAGAGGGAGGGCCAAGCTTGCAGGGGCCATCTTCTGCATCACTGGTTCCCTGATCTTCACATTTTGGAAAGGTCATTTTGTTGGGGGCCTTTGTTACTTCACCTATGATCCAACTTCATTTCGAAAGTCCTGAGAAAGGCGATGCCTGGCTTAAAGGCTCTGCTCTTATGCTATTCGGCTATTTTGCATGCAGTGTATCACTTGTTCTTCAGGTATTGCGTCAATGGTGTCCCTTGTGTTGTCACATGTatcgcttttgatgtaaaaagaatgtttgggtattttatggatattgttgtaagaagattatttatataatttgtgaatatttgtgtattttatggatattattgaatgaagaatatttgtacaatttgtgaatatttgtgtatttttttttgttattgtcggttttaaaatcaaatctgtgttgttaaaatatatacatattacatcggttttccaccgatgtaaaaccggtgttataaagtaatattacatcggttttacaccgttgatgaaacggtgtcgttaagtgatactacaccggttaataaccgattcgaagaccggtgtcgttaagtgatactacaccggttttaacccgatgactaaaatgacagacttttaacatcggcttcatagacatcggtcgaaaatcaaatagacaccggtggaaaaccgatctctatgagcgattttgttgtagtgtggagatatgtgaattccTTTTGGTGATTGGAAGCTTACGGAGATGTCCGGAGGAAGTCAAGAGTAATGAAATGCTTGCGAGGAGACTCAGAGTAATGTTGCGAATACAAACAAAGtatcatattgaaaacacatgagaaacatcatggacttataaggaaaagatatctctatggtATGTGATTTTTTGGGTAAAGCACAAAAATAAGAGCGGCCATATTATTGGTGCAACTTTCACTAAtgatcaaactcaggttttgatgaatgacatatggattaaagttagagtgtttatgGTCTAATTGTTTTACCAAGTGTATAGGAGTTGACGGGTCTGAAGAACCTGACACCaagctgaaatctagctaggtcagcAGGATTCGATAGCTagtgcaaagtccagataggtctgcgGGACTCAATATCTAGTGaaaagtccagttgggtttgcGGGACTTGACAACCGGCCaaaatccagttgggtctgcggatctGACACTGGTGGGTCAAAGGTATGTCAAGCGACTGCATTTGGTAAgtaagaggtaagcaactggaggagagatcccgtgaggacacattcccggttgagggaactataggtgtcggtccaacttaggtccatttggaaaacttaagttgagacattgactagatcctggtctcgagaagacagggtttaattactactcctatcttATTATAttttgctaactttgttttgaggATAAATATATTTCTGTTCCTCAGGACTAACACTTTTTTTGCAGGAAAGATTATTGGAGAAAAGAATGTCTGGGCACCTAGAAGGGATCTGGGTTCCCggagctggtccgggcgctcagactAGCCTCGCCCGGGCGGCTTGGTCAGGCACTTGGGAGGTCCAGGTGCCCGAAGTTGGTCTAGGCACTCTGATCAAAAATTTTATCTTGAAGCTGAGTTGGAGCTTGATGACTGGCCGAACACACATCAATAGTCTAAGCGCCCAAAGGGGGTCCGGGTGCCTGAAGGTGGATAAACTTGACGGATCAAGTTTCGACAAGAGATCGCCACGCCAATaatggtccaagcgcccagagggGTTCCATGCATCTGAAataggcctatataaaggccttcgaccaacaacTTCAGAACAACAACTGCTACAACTTTCGTTCCTACGTGCTACTCCAAAAAAAGCTCCTACCACGCTATAACTCTCCACCAACAATCGGGCATCAAGCTTTACTTAGTTTTCTCTATTGTCAGTAACCTTtcattatagttcttgtacttcattATTATAACtattcgaactattagtgattgcccaataaaagcactcaatgagtgcagaccttggagtaggaatcgtcgaaggctctgaaccaagtaaaaaattacttgtgttagcgtgtgtttttcttttctttattccactgcatAACTTATTTTAAATCGTTATTTTCAATGAACGATATTTACCCTCTTCTAGCATCTCTatgatccaataagtggtatcagagcagataccgctatgaattggtgcaaccaatAATCAAACAATGggatgatttttcaaacttacttttaatatttctttttcgGTTTTGAGTTTTTTgatataatccaaattggtataactacctctttgaaaaaaaaaattattgcaaaatactctaaattggtgcaacaccaattgagTTTTAATACTTTAattatctcccacactacttatcccaagatcaagtcttggcaATATTTCTAAGTTTTTCTTTCAGAAAGTAATGGTCCACCGTTCGTCCCCCCCACCTCTTCAATGGGGATGACTTTCTGTATTTAAAGAAGTAGATGGAGGTGTATCTGAAGACCGATATCAATCAATGATTCACCATCCGACGAAGATACAGAGTGTCAGTGGACGAAGCAACAAAAGTACTCATTAACCCATAAATATGAAATCCAGAAGACAAGAAAAAAACTCAGATCGACTCGAAGGCAACAAACACAATCCAGTGTGGACTTACTAAGGAAAAACTTAACCGCGTCGGCCCATTCGAGAATGCCAAGGAGCTCTGAGACAAATTGATCGAATTGCACAAAGGCACAAGTGATGCAAAGTTAACAAAGAAtgacttattattaaataatgTGTATAACATTAAAATATAGGATGGAGAAACTGTTGGAGATCTTATCGCCGACTAGAAGAGGAGTTGAATAGACGTTGACCCTAAATGAttgcttctttctacaatgttagtgcacaagcggaaatacaaacaaagcaagtagaaagttaaactaaagacaagaataagaaagcaaaccactacacgttgtttaacgtggttcggagattaaggtttctactccatggctgtccgtaaggtggatgatccctatccgtcagtggattaTCCCCTTGCAAACTCCaactactcaagcaactccttctgggcggagaaaccttaccacaacaccaaccaagtaCATTAAGTAAGAATAAAGTATGTGGATATCTACACAAGGCAATTAAGTAAGAATGGGAAAAAGTTTCAGTACAGGTAAAAAAGAAATCACACAAGAATTTGTTGGTAGAGAATATAAAATACACCAGATGtaaattattatcaaaagataaatgcaTCTATTTTATTCAAACCTCCAAAAAATAGAACAAGTCAAACACATTATACTCGCCATTTGGTTCTGATGAGGATC is a window encoding:
- the LOC122037736 gene encoding WAT1-related protein At2g40900-like, with protein sequence MFLNSSHGCRNRRPSFSFGVMLKIFILAMLGITIQQNVYYVGLHLISPTVASALGNVIPAFTFLLAIVLRMEKLNLKTVRGRAKLAGAIFCITGSLIFTFWKGHFVGGLCYFTYDPTSFRKS